The following coding sequences lie in one Halorarum halophilum genomic window:
- a CDS encoding branched-chain amino acid ABC transporter permease, with product MTDHDRTVDRDSNPLDVGAWNEYRDWFREQWAEGGSVAWATALGHLFVGLLVFWAVLSFDLGSLPIGGSLIGFLYTLVLAGTLYLAVAPPMEPYIAWLDERWMHSDLDKLLIVLGHVSIGFFVFAVALGYGFNGLVNSLASVFFFTAVYAMMVLALNLHWGYTGVFNIGVAAFMAVGVYTMAILTGPVDPGVGGVPGLGLPLPVGVLGGVLAASFVGLLAALPALKLRADYFAIVTVAFSEIVRLTLTSQTFQEFTIPLVGMETGTGGAGGISMPVNPVRLLFYSGGDPAFLGSVLFPLFRDLRIELVPPGSSWLGVVPLPAFTLDLAVNPPVIVSVAYLFVLAAGVALFYVLLVRVGNSPFGRVLKAIREDEQVAEALGKDTRRFKIVAFMFGCGLMGLGGIFWHGSQGYTNPAAFRPIITFYVWVALIIGGAGSNTGSVLGGALFASLLWEGPTYLRRVISNYVNLGQAPPTFPGAVGPFLEGKVLPFLAFMLNNINALRFILVGAILIWLMQRRPEGLLGHRKEEAAAVPLGRRTAATDGGGDDE from the coding sequence GTGACCGATCACGATCGGACGGTGGACCGGGACTCGAACCCCCTCGACGTGGGGGCGTGGAACGAGTACCGCGACTGGTTCCGCGAGCAGTGGGCGGAGGGCGGGAGCGTGGCGTGGGCGACGGCGCTCGGCCACCTGTTCGTGGGCCTGCTCGTGTTCTGGGCGGTGCTCTCGTTCGACCTCGGTTCGCTGCCGATCGGCGGGTCGCTCATCGGCTTCCTCTACACGCTGGTCCTCGCGGGGACGCTGTACCTCGCGGTGGCGCCGCCGATGGAGCCGTACATCGCGTGGCTCGACGAACGGTGGATGCACTCGGATCTCGACAAACTGCTCATTGTACTCGGCCACGTGTCGATCGGCTTCTTCGTGTTCGCGGTAGCGCTCGGATACGGGTTCAACGGACTGGTGAACTCGCTCGCCTCGGTGTTCTTCTTCACCGCCGTGTACGCGATGATGGTGCTCGCGCTCAACCTCCACTGGGGGTACACGGGCGTGTTCAACATCGGCGTCGCCGCCTTCATGGCAGTCGGCGTCTACACGATGGCGATCCTCACCGGGCCGGTCGATCCCGGCGTCGGCGGCGTTCCGGGGCTCGGGCTCCCGCTGCCTGTCGGCGTCCTTGGCGGGGTACTCGCGGCGTCCTTCGTCGGACTGCTCGCCGCGCTCCCGGCGCTCAAACTGCGCGCCGACTACTTCGCGATCGTCACGGTCGCGTTCTCCGAGATCGTCAGGCTCACCCTCACCTCGCAGACGTTCCAGGAGTTCACGATCCCGCTCGTCGGGATGGAGACGGGGACGGGCGGCGCGGGCGGCATCTCGATGCCCGTGAACCCCGTCAGGCTTCTGTTCTACAGCGGGGGTGACCCGGCGTTCCTGGGCTCGGTGCTGTTCCCGCTGTTCCGCGACCTCCGGATCGAACTCGTCCCCCCGGGCAGTTCCTGGCTCGGCGTCGTCCCGCTGCCGGCGTTCACGCTCGACCTCGCGGTGAACCCGCCGGTCATCGTGAGCGTCGCGTACCTGTTCGTGCTCGCGGCGGGTGTCGCGCTGTTCTACGTGCTGCTCGTCCGGGTGGGGAACTCCCCGTTCGGTCGGGTACTGAAGGCGATCCGCGAGGACGAGCAGGTCGCCGAGGCGCTGGGGAAGGACACCCGGCGGTTCAAGATCGTCGCGTTCATGTTCGGCTGCGGGCTGATGGGGCTGGGCGGCATCTTCTGGCACGGGAGCCAGGGGTACACGAACCCCGCCGCGTTCCGGCCGATCATCACCTTCTACGTGTGGGTCGCGCTCATCATCGGCGGCGCGGGTTCGAACACGGGGAGCGTGCTCGGTGGCGCGCTGTTCGCCTCCCTGCTCTGGGAGGGGCCGACGTACCTCAGGCGCGTGATCTCGAACTACGTCAACCTCGGCCAGGCACCGCCGACGTTCCCGGGGGCGGTCGGTCCGTTCCTCGAGGGGAAGGTGCTGCCGTTCCTCGCGTTCATGCTCAACAACATCAACGCGCTGCGGTTCATCCTGGTGGGCGCCATCCTCATCTGGCTGATGCAGCGACGGCCGGAGGGGCTGCTCGGCCACCGGAAGGAGGAGGCCGCCGCGGTGCCGCTCGGCCGCCGTACCGCCGCGACCGACGGGGGTGGCGACGATGAGTGA
- a CDS encoding ABC transporter ATP-binding protein, whose product MSEATEAPPEESTDAVPGEDSEPPLVVEDLRKTFGGITAVDGASFSVEEGTLTGLIGPNGAGKSTTFNLITGVHRPTSGTVRFHGEDITGLSTHRIANRGLVRTFQIARELEEMTVLENMMLAPKGQVGERFWHSVLPGLRGQVIEQEEELRERAWQQLEFFEIDHLADEYAGNLSGGQRKLLEMARALLTDPELVLLDEPLAGVNPTLEEKLLDRVHELRERGNTFLLVEHDMDVIMENCEHVIVMHQGQVLAEGTPAEITGNEEVVEAYLGGDV is encoded by the coding sequence ATGAGTGAGGCGACCGAGGCTCCCCCCGAGGAGTCGACGGACGCGGTTCCCGGGGAGGACTCCGAGCCGCCCCTCGTCGTCGAGGACCTCCGCAAGACGTTCGGCGGCATCACGGCCGTCGACGGCGCGAGCTTCTCCGTCGAGGAGGGGACGCTGACGGGGCTCATCGGCCCGAACGGCGCGGGCAAGTCCACGACGTTCAACCTCATCACCGGCGTCCACCGGCCGACGAGCGGGACCGTGCGGTTCCACGGCGAAGACATCACCGGGCTGTCGACCCACCGAATCGCGAACCGCGGGCTGGTCCGGACGTTCCAGATCGCCCGTGAACTCGAGGAGATGACCGTGCTGGAGAACATGATGCTCGCGCCGAAGGGCCAGGTCGGCGAGCGCTTCTGGCACTCGGTCCTCCCCGGCCTCCGCGGCCAGGTGATCGAACAGGAGGAGGAGCTCCGCGAGCGTGCCTGGCAGCAGCTGGAGTTCTTCGAGATCGACCACCTGGCGGACGAGTACGCGGGGAACCTCTCGGGCGGCCAGCGAAAGTTGCTGGAGATGGCCCGAGCGCTGCTGACGGACCCCGAACTCGTCCTGCTGGACGAGCCGCTGGCGGGCGTGAACCCGACGCTGGAGGAGAAACTGCTCGACCGCGTACACGAACTGCGCGAGCGGGGCAACACGTTCCTGCTCGTCGAACACGACATGGACGTCATCATGGAGAACTGCGAACACGTTATCGTCATGCATCAGGGGCAGGTGCTCGCCGAGGGCACGCCCGCGGAGATCACAGGCAACGAGGAGGTCGTCGAGGCGTACCTCGGGGGTGACGTGTAA
- a CDS encoding ABC transporter ATP-binding protein, which yields MGDPSRHSDAGEVDARGGDGNPAEVDARDGDGSPAEASPSGASGATAASESATDGDALLRVRDLDAGYGDLQILRDVDLDVADGEYVTIVGPNGAGKSTVMKSVFGLTTYMGGTVTFAEEAIHGLAPEEIIHRGVGYVPQNENVFESLSVRENLEMGAYILDDVPEDRIREIYDRFPILEEREGQTAGTMSGGQRQMLAMGRALMLDPDLLLLDEPSAGLAPDLVADMFDRIDKINADGTSILMVEQNAKEALRRCDRGYVLVNGENAYVDSGDALLADEQVRQDFLGG from the coding sequence ATGGGTGACCCGAGTCGGCACTCGGACGCCGGGGAAGTGGACGCCCGAGGCGGTGACGGAAACCCCGCCGAGGTGGACGCCCGAGATGGCGACGGAAGCCCCGCCGAGGCGTCCCCTTCCGGCGCCTCCGGCGCGACGGCGGCGAGCGAATCCGCGACCGACGGCGACGCCCTGCTCCGGGTGCGGGACCTCGACGCGGGCTACGGCGACCTCCAGATCCTCCGGGACGTCGACCTCGACGTCGCGGACGGCGAGTACGTCACCATCGTCGGCCCGAACGGGGCCGGCAAGTCGACCGTGATGAAGTCGGTGTTCGGGCTGACGACCTACATGGGCGGCACGGTGACGTTCGCGGAGGAGGCCATCCACGGCCTGGCGCCCGAGGAGATCATCCACCGGGGCGTCGGCTACGTCCCGCAGAACGAGAACGTCTTCGAGAGCCTCTCGGTCCGTGAGAACCTGGAGATGGGCGCGTACATCCTCGACGACGTCCCCGAGGACCGGATTCGGGAGATCTACGACCGCTTCCCCATCCTGGAAGAGCGCGAGGGGCAGACGGCCGGCACGATGTCGGGCGGACAGCGCCAGATGCTCGCGATGGGTCGCGCGCTGATGCTCGACCCGGACCTCCTGCTCCTCGACGAGCCGTCGGCCGGCCTCGCACCGGACCTCGTCGCGGACATGTTCGACCGCATCGACAAGATCAACGCGGACGGGACGTCGATCCTCATGGTCGAGCAGAACGCGAAGGAAGCGCTCCGGCGCTGCGACCGCGGCTACGTGCTCGTGAACGGCGAGAACGCCTACGTCGACTCCGGCGATGCGCTGCTCGCCGACGAGCAGGTCCGGCAGGACTTCCTGGGCGGCTAA
- a CDS encoding helix-turn-helix domain-containing protein produces the protein MQARTRPGPTGEAETAMERVPAELSSPRAKLVYLYLATHGAVTEDDLCEGLDMKRLSLYSILKTLRKGGFVSRDDDRYVLD, from the coding sequence ATGCAGGCACGTACGCGACCCGGACCGACGGGCGAGGCGGAGACGGCGATGGAGCGAGTTCCGGCGGAGCTCTCCTCGCCCCGCGCGAAACTGGTCTACCTCTACCTCGCGACCCACGGCGCGGTCACGGAGGACGACCTCTGTGAGGGGCTCGACATGAAACGCCTCTCGCTGTACAGCATCCTGAAGACGCTGCGGAAGGGCGGCTTCGTCTCGCGGGACGACGACCGGTACGTCCTCGACTGA
- a CDS encoding FAD-binding protein, whose product MHEHDVIVVGAGGAGLRAAIAAQEEGADVAIVSKLHPVRSHTGAAEGGINAALRDGDSWEDHAYDTMKGSDYLGDAPVVETLCKQSPKETIQLEHWGMAFSRDEDGRVSQRPFGGLSFPRTTYAGAETGHQLLHTMYEQLVKRGVTVYDEWYVTDLAVTDEERPEDRTCHGVVAYDIKSGELSGFRANDGVILATGGPGQVYDHTTNAVSNTGDGVAMAYRAGVPMEDMEFIQFHPTSLPSTGVLISEGVRGEGGILYNAEGERFMFEYGYASNDGELASRDVVARAELSEVNAGRGIEDEYVHLDMRHLGEDRITDRLENILHLAEDFEGVDGLEEPMPVKPGQHYAMGGIETDENGETCITGLYAAGECACASVHGANRLGGNALPELIVFGKRAGQHAAGRDLGEAQVTTGQQGEYELGEVDTPVEPGAVGATGTGDDAAADGGVRTETGNAAAGDVVERTVEAERERVQALMDRDEGVQHAEIRAAVQQSMTANVNVFREEAGLKQALRDIREARERYQDVFVKDPSRTFNTDLIQTIETRNVLDLAEAITLGALAREEFRGAHWRAEFQERNDDEWLKHTMLSWNDGTPELWYKPVLLEGEEKKYEPKIRSY is encoded by the coding sequence ATGCACGAACACGACGTCATCGTGGTCGGCGCCGGCGGCGCGGGACTCCGCGCGGCCATCGCCGCCCAGGAGGAGGGCGCGGACGTTGCCATCGTCTCGAAGTTGCACCCGGTGCGGAGCCACACGGGCGCGGCCGAGGGCGGGATCAACGCCGCGCTGCGCGACGGCGACTCCTGGGAGGACCACGCCTACGACACGATGAAGGGCTCGGACTACCTCGGCGACGCGCCAGTGGTCGAGACCCTCTGCAAGCAGAGCCCGAAGGAGACCATCCAGCTCGAACACTGGGGGATGGCGTTCTCGCGGGACGAGGACGGGCGTGTCTCCCAGCGGCCGTTCGGCGGCCTCTCGTTCCCCCGCACCACCTACGCCGGCGCCGAGACGGGCCACCAGCTGCTCCACACGATGTACGAGCAGCTCGTGAAGCGCGGCGTCACCGTCTACGACGAGTGGTACGTCACCGACCTCGCGGTCACCGACGAGGAGCGACCAGAGGACCGCACCTGCCACGGCGTCGTCGCCTACGACATCAAGTCGGGCGAGCTCTCGGGCTTCCGGGCGAACGACGGCGTCATCCTGGCGACCGGCGGCCCCGGCCAGGTGTACGACCACACGACCAACGCGGTGTCCAACACCGGCGACGGCGTCGCGATGGCCTACCGCGCGGGCGTCCCCATGGAGGACATGGAGTTCATCCAGTTCCACCCGACGAGCCTGCCCAGCACGGGTGTGCTCATCTCTGAAGGCGTGCGCGGCGAGGGCGGCATCCTCTACAACGCCGAGGGCGAGCGCTTCATGTTCGAGTACGGCTACGCGAGCAACGACGGGGAACTCGCCTCCCGCGACGTCGTCGCCCGCGCGGAGCTGAGCGAGGTGAACGCGGGGCGCGGCATCGAGGACGAGTACGTCCACCTCGACATGCGCCACCTCGGCGAGGACCGCATCACCGACCGACTGGAGAACATCCTCCACCTCGCGGAGGACTTCGAGGGCGTCGACGGGCTGGAGGAGCCGATGCCCGTGAAACCCGGCCAGCACTACGCGATGGGCGGGATCGAGACGGACGAGAACGGCGAGACGTGCATCACCGGCCTGTACGCCGCGGGCGAGTGCGCCTGCGCGTCGGTCCACGGGGCGAACCGCCTCGGCGGCAACGCGCTCCCCGAACTCATCGTCTTCGGCAAGCGCGCCGGCCAGCACGCCGCGGGCAGGGACCTCGGCGAGGCCCAGGTGACGACGGGTCAGCAGGGCGAGTACGAACTCGGCGAGGTCGACACGCCGGTCGAACCCGGCGCGGTCGGCGCGACCGGCACCGGGGACGACGCCGCGGCGGACGGCGGCGTCAGGACGGAGACGGGCAACGCAGCCGCCGGCGACGTCGTCGAGCGGACCGTCGAGGCCGAGCGCGAGCGCGTCCAGGCGCTGATGGACCGCGACGAGGGCGTCCAGCACGCCGAGATCCGCGCGGCCGTCCAGCAGTCGATGACCGCGAACGTCAACGTGTTCCGCGAGGAGGCGGGGCTCAAGCAGGCGCTCCGCGACATCCGCGAGGCCCGTGAACGGTACCAGGACGTCTTCGTGAAGGACCCATCGCGGACGTTCAACACGGACCTCATCCAGACGATCGAGACACGCAACGTCCTCGACCTCGCGGAGGCGATCACGCTCGGCGCGCTCGCCCGCGAGGAGTTCCGCGGCGCCCACTGGCGCGCGGAGTTTCAGGAGCGCAACGACGACGAGTGGCTCAAGCACACGATGCTGTCGTGGAACGACGGCACGCCCGAACTGTGGTACAAACCGGTCCTCCTCGAGGGCGAGGAGAAGAAGTACGAGCCGAAGATCCGGTCGTACTGA
- a CDS encoding succinate dehydrogenase/fumarate reductase iron-sulfur subunit codes for MSTQIPEPETEAESEGAESETAPAETLPPAQQARLQRKAEERADREERAREEAEEEASSDENTYHLKVFRYDPEVKGKQEPRFDDFYVPFEKGMTVLDALIHARDTFDSSLTFRHSCRQAICGSDAFFINGSQRLGCKTQLSDLDEPVRVEPLPHAEVRKDLVVDMEHFFDQMESVEPFFQTNDLPDDELEEQRQSPENREKVKMSTRCIWCAACMSSCNIAAGDNEFLGPAAINKAYRFAMDEREGEDLKQHRLNIIEQEHGVWRCQTQFSCTNVCPKDIPLTKHIQELKREAVKSNLKFW; via the coding sequence ATGAGTACGCAAATCCCAGAACCGGAAACCGAGGCGGAGAGCGAAGGCGCGGAGTCGGAGACGGCCCCGGCGGAGACGCTCCCACCGGCCCAGCAGGCCAGGCTGCAGCGGAAGGCCGAGGAGCGGGCCGATCGCGAGGAGCGCGCCCGCGAGGAGGCCGAGGAGGAGGCCTCCTCGGACGAGAACACGTACCACCTCAAGGTGTTCCGCTACGACCCCGAGGTGAAGGGGAAGCAGGAGCCCCGCTTCGACGACTTCTACGTCCCGTTCGAGAAGGGGATGACCGTCCTCGACGCGCTCATCCACGCGCGGGACACCTTCGACTCCTCGCTCACCTTCCGTCACTCCTGCCGGCAGGCGATCTGCGGGTCGGACGCGTTCTTCATCAACGGCTCCCAGCGGCTCGGCTGCAAGACCCAGCTGTCGGACCTCGACGAGCCGGTCCGCGTCGAGCCGCTCCCGCACGCCGAGGTGCGAAAGGACCTCGTCGTCGACATGGAGCACTTCTTCGACCAGATGGAGTCGGTCGAGCCGTTCTTCCAGACGAACGACCTGCCCGACGACGAACTCGAGGAGCAGCGCCAGAGCCCGGAGAACCGCGAGAAGGTGAAGATGTCCACGCGGTGCATCTGGTGTGCCGCCTGCATGTCCTCGTGTAACATCGCGGCGGGCGACAACGAGTTCCTCGGGCCGGCGGCCATCAACAAGGCGTACCGCTTCGCGATGGACGAGCGCGAGGGCGAGGACCTCAAGCAGCACCGGCTGAACATCATCGAGCAGGAGCACGGCGTCTGGCGGTGCCAGACCCAGTTCTCCTGCACCAACGTCTGTCCGAAGGACATCCCGCTCACCAAGCACATCCAGGAGCTCAAGCGCGAGGCGGTCAAGAGCAACCTGAAGTTCTGGTAG
- a CDS encoding succinate dehydrogenase: MAEHYSSFERGGRGWLWQRITAAFLVVVLAFHFFLLHFVNHADEVTFMASSVRMGDLAYYSLMILFLVTATFHGVNGVYNALVNQGLTGTRKRVVKYVLVLASLVLIVQGVRTANAWAGLPTF; the protein is encoded by the coding sequence ATGGCCGAGCACTACTCCTCGTTCGAGCGCGGCGGGCGCGGATGGCTCTGGCAGCGCATCACCGCGGCGTTCCTCGTCGTCGTGCTCGCGTTTCACTTCTTCCTGCTCCACTTCGTGAACCACGCCGACGAGGTCACGTTCATGGCCTCGAGCGTCCGGATGGGGGACCTCGCCTACTACTCGCTGATGATCCTGTTCCTCGTCACGGCGACGTTCCACGGCGTCAACGGCGTATACAACGCGCTCGTCAACCAGGGTCTCACCGGTACCAGGAAACGGGTCGTCAAGTACGTCCTCGTGCTCGCGAGCCTCGTCCTGATCGTTCAGGGCGTCCGCACCGCGAACGCGTGGGCCGGCCTCCCGACGTTCTAA
- the sdhC gene encoding succinate dehydrogenase, cytochrome b556 subunit: MSQSYDRGLVEDFGRWREFSAGMWAWVFHKFTGWVLVGYLFTHIAVLSTATTSETAYTNTIQALESLLVVRLLEIGLLAVAVFHILNGLRLLFVDLGVGLRSQDRSFYASLVLTGAIVVASVPTFLAGVFG, encoded by the coding sequence ATGAGCCAGTCGTACGACAGGGGCCTCGTGGAGGACTTCGGCCGGTGGCGGGAGTTCTCGGCGGGGATGTGGGCGTGGGTGTTCCACAAGTTCACGGGCTGGGTGCTCGTGGGCTACCTCTTCACCCACATCGCCGTGTTGAGTACAGCGACGACCAGCGAGACGGCGTACACCAACACCATCCAGGCGCTGGAGTCGCTACTCGTCGTCCGCCTCCTCGAGATCGGGCTGCTGGCGGTGGCCGTCTTCCACATCCTGAACGGCCTCCGCCTGCTGTTCGTCGACCTCGGGGTCGGCCTCCGATCGCAGGACAGGAGCTTCTACGCGTCGCTGGTGCTGACGGGCGCCATCGTCGTGGCCTCCGTCCCGACGTTCCTCGCGGGGGTGTTCGGCTGA
- a CDS encoding VOC family protein — MSGATEPLPESTRVGRTVLHVADLAGTTAFYQRVVGLAVLTRERTTATLGVDGTPLLVLEADADAPERDESATGLYHNAFRVPTRGALGDALARIRNHWHLDGASDHGFSEALYLADPEGNGVEIYRDRPREDWPFREDGRLRGMSDPLDLDALATDAIGGTGAPAGTTVGHVHLEVSSTEAAREFYAGTLGFDVTTDLAPSALFLSAGGYHHHVAVNTWHQRSTPAAGRGLEWFELILPDGDAVAAVAERVEASGGSVAELDDGVEIADPDGIAIRLRPEE, encoded by the coding sequence ATGTCCGGAGCTACCGAACCTCTCCCGGAGTCGACGCGCGTCGGCCGGACCGTGCTTCACGTCGCCGACCTCGCTGGCACGACGGCGTTCTACCAGCGCGTCGTCGGGCTGGCGGTCCTGACGCGGGAGCGGACGACCGCGACGCTCGGCGTCGACGGGACGCCGCTCCTCGTCCTGGAGGCGGACGCGGACGCACCCGAACGCGACGAGTCCGCCACGGGCCTCTACCACAACGCGTTCAGGGTTCCCACCCGTGGCGCGCTCGGCGACGCCCTGGCCCGGATTCGGAACCACTGGCACCTCGACGGGGCGTCGGACCACGGCTTCAGCGAGGCGCTCTACCTCGCGGATCCGGAGGGGAACGGCGTCGAGATCTACCGCGACCGACCGCGCGAGGACTGGCCGTTCCGTGAGGACGGCCGGCTGCGCGGGATGTCGGACCCCCTCGACCTCGACGCCCTCGCGACGGACGCGATCGGCGGAACCGGGGCACCGGCCGGTACGACCGTCGGACACGTCCACCTCGAGGTCTCCTCGACGGAAGCCGCACGGGAGTTCTACGCCGGGACGCTCGGCTTCGACGTGACGACCGACCTCGCGCCGTCGGCGCTGTTCCTCTCGGCTGGCGGCTACCACCACCACGTCGCCGTCAACACGTGGCACCAGCGCTCGACGCCGGCGGCCGGACGGGGACTAGAGTGGTTCGAACTGATTCTCCCCGACGGGGACGCCGTCGCCGCCGTCGCGGAACGCGTGGAGGCGAGCGGCGGTTCAGTCGCGGAACTCGACGACGGCGTGGAGATCGCGGACCCCGACGGCATCGCGATCCGGCTTCGACCCGAGGAGTGA
- a CDS encoding succinylglutamate desuccinylase/aspartoacylase family protein — protein MNDDGAFTYDGGTVAPGERENLRFVVSETYLGDPVRIPVTVVNGERDGPTAFLSAAAHGDELNGIEVVREVAHEWDLSDLAGTIICLPVLNVPAFLAQQRYLPVYDRDLNRSFPGSPGSTSAKRMADRIFRNFIEPCDLGLDFHTSTRGRTNMLHVRADMSDPAVARVARAFGTNVVIDSEGGSGMLRVEASAVDTPTITVEMGEAHRFQRPLIDEALEGVLSVFTEFGLELGDAVRWPGWRTVITNSKEKTWLRADAGGIVHMHFDHGALVHEGDIVCTITNPFKDDNVPVEAPFTGLLVGVLENPVVYPGNPLCHLVELDERTRRVVEREQSPNGVGET, from the coding sequence ATGAACGACGACGGGGCGTTCACCTACGATGGGGGAACTGTCGCGCCCGGCGAGCGCGAGAACCTCCGGTTCGTGGTGAGCGAGACCTACCTCGGCGACCCGGTCCGCATCCCCGTTACCGTGGTGAACGGTGAACGGGACGGGCCGACGGCGTTCCTCTCGGCGGCCGCCCACGGCGACGAACTCAACGGCATCGAGGTCGTCCGCGAGGTGGCCCACGAGTGGGACCTCTCGGACCTCGCGGGGACGATCATCTGTCTCCCCGTGCTGAACGTCCCGGCGTTCCTCGCCCAGCAGCGCTACCTGCCGGTGTACGACCGCGACCTGAACCGATCGTTCCCGGGGTCGCCCGGCTCGACGAGCGCAAAGCGGATGGCCGACCGCATCTTCCGGAACTTCATCGAGCCGTGCGATCTGGGGCTGGACTTCCACACCTCGACCAGGGGACGGACCAACATGCTCCACGTCCGGGCGGACATGTCGGACCCCGCGGTGGCCCGCGTCGCCCGCGCGTTCGGGACCAACGTCGTCATCGACAGCGAGGGTGGGTCGGGCATGCTGCGGGTCGAGGCGTCCGCCGTGGACACGCCGACGATCACCGTGGAGATGGGCGAGGCCCACCGCTTCCAGCGACCGCTCATCGACGAGGCGCTGGAGGGCGTGCTGAGCGTCTTCACCGAGTTCGGGCTCGAACTGGGGGACGCCGTGCGCTGGCCCGGCTGGCGCACCGTCATCACCAACTCGAAGGAGAAGACCTGGCTCCGGGCGGACGCCGGCGGCATCGTGCACATGCACTTCGACCACGGCGCGCTCGTCCACGAGGGCGACATCGTCTGCACCATCACCAACCCGTTCAAGGACGACAACGTCCCGGTCGAGGCGCCGTTCACGGGGCTGCTCGTCGGCGTGCTCGAGAACCCGGTCGTCTACCCCGGGAACCCGCTGTGTCACCTCGTCGAACTGGACGAGCGGACCAGGCGGGTCGTCGAACGGGAGCAGTCGCCCAACGGCGTCGGCGAGACCTGA
- a CDS encoding putative ATP-dependent zinc protease: MNEDPVRVGVLALHTSKESKAICNAVEDLGHDPEWLREENASVSIEEGEVKIEPDVDVIANRMLLSNTPEPAEGLGLAGTFAQARPTLNPPEAVLTAVHKFATAVALSEAGIRVPDALLALSNAGLNEGRSRFTPEGVYKTAIGTHGGGTWKLDLREPVNPMVGNRQAFLQELIDRDEVRHHDQRVYVVDGEIVGAMNRYAPDDDWRTNVALGGDVEDATDSLDDEAKELAIAAAETIGLDYAGVDLVQGFDGWYVLEVNPTAGFKGLFKATGRSPAPYIAKLAIERAGGTVDDDRVAELATVLDDSVPSCMPRGSQQRPKDTPLIGYIEEVVVAGTRGSTQSFAKSDTGATRSSIDTELAAEIGAGPIKSMTRVKSGSMKRGKARPVVDLVVGIGGDQHTVTASVEDRSHMEYPLLLGRDILEHYQVDVRRRADETVSQERDEEEEEESGEE; this comes from the coding sequence ATGAACGAGGATCCGGTTCGCGTGGGCGTGCTCGCGCTCCACACGAGCAAGGAGTCGAAGGCGATCTGCAACGCCGTGGAGGACCTGGGGCACGACCCCGAGTGGTTGCGCGAGGAGAACGCGTCGGTCAGCATCGAGGAGGGGGAGGTGAAGATCGAGCCGGACGTCGACGTGATCGCCAACCGGATGCTGCTCTCGAACACGCCGGAGCCCGCAGAGGGCCTGGGGCTTGCGGGAACGTTCGCGCAGGCGCGGCCGACTCTCAACCCGCCGGAAGCGGTGCTCACGGCCGTCCACAAGTTCGCAACCGCCGTCGCGCTCTCGGAGGCGGGCATCCGCGTTCCCGACGCGCTCCTTGCGCTCTCGAACGCCGGCCTGAACGAGGGCCGGAGCCGCTTCACGCCCGAGGGAGTCTACAAGACGGCCATCGGCACCCACGGCGGCGGCACCTGGAAACTGGACCTCCGGGAGCCGGTGAACCCGATGGTCGGCAACCGGCAGGCGTTCCTCCAGGAGCTCATCGACCGCGACGAGGTGCGCCACCACGACCAGCGGGTGTACGTCGTCGACGGCGAGATCGTCGGCGCGATGAACCGCTACGCGCCAGACGACGACTGGCGGACGAACGTCGCGCTCGGCGGCGACGTCGAGGACGCGACCGACAGCCTCGACGATGAGGCGAAAGAACTAGCGATCGCGGCCGCAGAGACGATCGGACTGGACTACGCCGGCGTCGACCTCGTGCAGGGGTTCGACGGCTGGTACGTCCTCGAGGTCAACCCGACGGCGGGGTTCAAGGGACTGTTCAAGGCGACGGGCCGTTCGCCCGCCCCGTACATCGCCAAACTCGCCATCGAGCGCGCCGGGGGAACCGTGGACGACGACCGCGTGGCGGAACTCGCCACTGTCCTCGACGACTCAGTCCCTTCGTGCATGCCGAGGGGGTCCCAGCAACGGCCCAAGGACACGCCGCTGATCGGGTACATCGAGGAGGTCGTCGTCGCGGGCACCCGCGGCTCGACGCAGTCGTTCGCGAAGTCGGACACGGGCGCGACGCGCTCCTCGATCGACACGGAACTCGCAGCCGAGATCGGCGCCGGCCCCATCAAGAGCATGACCCGCGTGAAGTCCGGGAGCATGAAGCGCGGCAAGGCGCGGCCGGTCGTCGACCTCGTCGTCGGCATCGGCGGCGACCAGCACACCGTCACCGCGAGCGTCGAGGACCGCTCGCACATGGAGTACCCGCTGTTGCTCGGCCGGGACATCCTCGAGCACTACCAGGTCGACGTGAGGCGGCGCGCCGACGAGACTGTCAGCCAGGAACGCGACGAGGAGGAGGAGGAGGAGTCGGGCGAGGAGTGA
- a CDS encoding DUF5786 family protein: MGFGSYDESEQERQQSNEGPGDEATVDAHENEHEGEMTFDSGASTDDLVSRLQEMKDDPDEDDDEDDA, encoded by the coding sequence ATGGGCTTTGGTAGCTACGACGAATCCGAGCAGGAACGGCAACAGTCCAACGAGGGACCCGGGGACGAGGCGACCGTCGACGCACACGAGAACGAGCACGAGGGCGAGATGACGTTCGACAGCGGTGCCTCGACCGACGACCTCGTCTCCCGGCTGCAGGAGATGAAGGACGACCCCGACGAGGACGACGACGAGGACGACGCGTAG